A single Chryseobacterium sp. DNA region contains:
- a CDS encoding NADH-quinone oxidoreductase subunit A translates to MNLPESYIPILIQAGVAVGFVAVSLLGAHFLGPQQKKGNSVKNQSWECGVPAEGNARTPFSIKYFLTAVLFVLFDIEIVFFYPYAVNFREFGMEGFLAVLTFVAIFFVAFFYVWKRGALDWDK, encoded by the coding sequence ATGAATTTACCTGAAAGTTATATTCCAATCCTTATCCAGGCTGGTGTAGCAGTAGGATTTGTAGCTGTTTCTTTGCTTGGGGCACATTTCTTAGGGCCACAACAGAAAAAAGGAAACTCTGTAAAAAACCAAAGCTGGGAATGTGGAGTTCCTGCAGAAGGAAATGCAAGAACACCGTTTTCTATCAAGTACTTCCTGACTGCGGTATTGTTCGTACTATTCGATATTGAAATCGTATTTTTTTATCCCTATGCGGTAAACTTCAGAGAATTCGGCATGGAAGGATTTCTTGCTGTACTTACGTTCGTTGCGATCTTCTTCGTAGCATTTTTCTACGTTTGGAAACGCGGCGCGCTGGATTGGGATAAATAA